The region GCACCGCCGATATCCCTGTGTTAATGTTGACGGCTTTGGGTCAAACCCAAGATAAGGTAGAAGGCTTAAATGCTGGTGCCGACGATTACATGACCAAGCCGTTTGAAATTGAGGAGATGTTGGCACGAGTGCGAGCTCTACTGCGACGTACCGATCGCATTCCCCAAGCTGCCAAACACGCCGAAATTCTTAACTACGGCCCTCTGACCCTCGTTCCGGAAAGGTTTGAATCGATTTGGTTCGGTCAGACGATCAAACTAACTCATTTAGAATTTGAGCTACTCCACTGCTTACTCCAACGTCACGGTCAAACTGTCTCTCCCAGCGAAATTCTCAAGGAAGTCTGGGGTTATGACCCAGATGATGATATTGAAACTATTCGGGTACATATCCGACACCTGAGAACTAAGATGGAACCAGACCCGCGCCACCCCCGTTACATCAAAACAGTATATGGTGCTGGCTACTGCTTGGAGTTACCCAGCCGCGAGCAAATGGGGTCGGATACGACTTCATTAAGTGTAGAAGGTGGAAAATCTTGACACTCCCACCGCCAAACCTAAACGGTTGTGGCGGGGGAATTCTTGCTTCAG is a window of Aerosakkonema funiforme FACHB-1375 DNA encoding:
- a CDS encoding response regulator transcription factor, with protein sequence MPRILVIDDDPAISELVAVNLEMAGYDVSQAEDGIKGQALALQIQPDLIMLDLMLPKVDGFTVCQRLRRDERTADIPVLMLTALGQTQDKVEGLNAGADDYMTKPFEIEEMLARVRALLRRTDRIPQAAKHAEILNYGPLTLVPERFESIWFGQTIKLTHLEFELLHCLLQRHGQTVSPSEILKEVWGYDPDDDIETIRVHIRHLRTKMEPDPRHPRYIKTVYGAGYCLELPSREQMGSDTTSLSVEGGKS